AGTTAACTTCTCCGGATGCAACGTTAGTGAGGGATGGGCAACGATAGCTGCAAATTCCCGCTATGAGCTCCTAAGGACAACTCACATGCACCTCTCCAAACAAAAGTGCCGCCagcaagaaaataaaaagaagtatgggacaaacaaaaggaaaaaatagacCACTTCGCCCGGGCAGTGTCCCATCAATAGAAATAGTTTCCGGTTATGGGAATGGGGACAAAAGAAGTGATAATAAAAACGCTGGCACTACTGACGCAGAAattcgtaaaaaaaaacaaatggtaAGCGTGTGGTAATGTTTCCACTCGTCTTAGCATTGATCCATAAGTCGAAATtaacacaaacaaatgcaataGGGGTTGAACACGCAACAAAtaacaaccaaaaaaaaaaaaaggaaagcaccCTCGACGATACCTCTCAAGCAATGAGTCACTCAGTAGAGGAACCGCATGGTGACAGCTGCAACATTTTTGACAAATCCACTGCTCCTCCCTCGAGACAAGTATGACGTAGGCAACGAGAGTTCGAAGCAACGCTTATATCCTCGCTGTGGTTACCACTAATTCTGTTTCCGCCTATCATACTTAGCTCCTCTTTGTTGCACGTACTTGGAGAAACAACAGGGGGGCTTTTGGCCACATCCGCAACTACCTTGTCAGCAACACGAACACAACATGGGCTTCCAGCGCTATGGAAACTTTTTATTTCGCTTTCATCAATAGTCGCTGCTACCGCCTCGTCACCTGCACCTTCATGACTCCTACcgccttcccttcccccaatGAGGGGTAACAGTTCCCACGCCAACTTGAGCGCAGGAGCGTAGAAGCCAACGCGGGAGGCAAGCCGCAATCCGTAGCAATCCACATGCGAAGGACCGGGTTGCAGACGGTATTCGAAACGGAGAGTGCACGACTTCTTGCTTGCTGGCTTTGATCCGCTTTCAACATTAGTAAGAGGAGCAGTTCCGCCCACCAGCACCACCATTCCGTCATCCCCTACGGGGATGCTACCACCGGCGCCGTCTTCGACAGCCAccacaaagtgcacattctTTACCGCACCAGCAGTGCCCTCTTCAAGGCGCGTCAACCGGCTATAGTGCGTCGCAAATATTGTTCGGCAACGCTTCTCCACTAGAAACTCAACTGTCGCCCACGCAATGGCCATGCCTTCACGCGCCGCTGTACGGCGCCCCAGTTCATCCACGAGTACTACACTTTCCCTTGTGGCGTTCATGCAAAGATACGACAGTTCCCGCATCTCCCTTGCAAACGACGACGTGGCTGCGTCCTCCAAATCATCACAGAGCATATGTGCTATAATTCGGTCACACGGTTGGATGGCGGCTTCCCGTGCCGGGACAAAGCAGCCGCTCTGCGCAAGAGCAATCAACTGCCCAACCTGCCTCAACAACGTAGTTTTTCCGGATGCATTGGGGCCCGTCAGTAGCAGCACATTTGTCCGGTCACTCCATTGTACGGTATTGGCTGTGAAGAGTCCACCAGGGTGGCGCGCCTCAATAAAATAGGTACCACTACTGTTGAAAGAAGTCCCTTGTCGCAGTACTGTTGGCCGCACACAGGCATTCAGACGCGAATACGTGGCAAAAGCGATTAGAAGATCCAACATAGCGACCCCATCACAAACCGCCTGCAACTTCCCAAGGCGCTGTCGAAGGTACTCAATGAGGCGGTGCACAACCCCGTTTTGCGTATGGAGAATCTCAGCGACAACATCATCAGCACCACGGCGCAGTAGAAGCatctcttttgttgtgcaTGTAACTCGTCTTCCCCGCACTTGGTGTTTGGTCACCGCAGCGCGCTGAGCGGCAGTGTTCAATGGCTCCGGTGTTTCAACATGTAAGACCGAGGAGCCGTAGAATGGCGGTCTCTGCTGTTGAGAGTCACCATGAAGATCACCCCCGACGTCAACATCCATCATGGCTCGACCACTGTGATAAAGTGCGTAGTGTTTGCCACCAGAATATTTCTGTAGGAAGATTGAATCGGGTGCATTACGCTCATGCCGCGAGTCGTAACACAAATGGTACCCACGAACGCCGTCGTACACGACGCGAAGCGACCCAACCCCGTACTGCTGCTTCAAACTTTCAGCGTGAGCAAACATCGACTCAATGGTTTGACTGTATTGGTGTCGGGCGGCATCAAGAGTGCCGTTGATATTTGATTTTACCGCGAAGCATTGTTGGACTTGTAACACCGCACCACCAGTGCGTCGTGGCCGCCGCCCTACGCTCGCACCGTCCCCACCTGTAACATGAACAACACTTTCATCGAGATAGTGGGCGATCTCCGCGCATATTTCTTCCATGTGACATGTAGTCAGAGTCTGGAGTAGTTTACGCAACAACATGGGAGGTTTACGGTGACCCTCGGAGGTACTGCATAAGGAGCTTCGTGGCGGAACGGGCCAGtgaaaattttctttttccatcaccccttccctttcgtgGAGTTCCACTTGGCTTTCATAGCTGCAGTCAACACCGTCAGAGCTGAGATTAGAGTGGTCCCCCACGTCGTCACACTCCTCGCTTTCTGGTGCATTGCCCGTTCCGCCTTTACTGAGCAACCCGCGCAACGTGTACAGTAGTTGGGTTGTGGCACGAAGAAATTGCCACAGCGTCACGACTGCATCGATACAACGCTGCATTGTTTTGAGAGTTGCTAACTTAGGTGTGTGTGAAAAATTTGATATGACGCGCTCCAAATCATCACCGGTCAGTAACCGCAGTGAGCGTCGTATGGCGGCGAGGGCTTCGTTGTCTCTGCAGAGCCACTCCACCGCATCATAGCGCAACTCGATGCTCGTGGGATCACGCAATGGTTGCAGTACCGTGGAGCGGAGTAAACGGCGGCCAACAGCCGTTATTGTGTAGTTAACAGCAGTTGCAAGTGGTACAAAGAGTGCGTCTTTTTTCAACTCACGTGACGAACGGAAGAGTGTTTTGCGCACCGGTGGCTTTCTGTTACCGGTCTTGACACTCTCTTCAGTTGTCTCCTTGTCTAACTTCTGGTTGGGGAACCTGGCAAGATGGTCGGTTCCAGTTGCAATGATGTTTAGCGCCCGCGCTGAGAGCCTTGACACTTCCATGTAGTTCTCCAGAGCCAAGTACTTCACACGCACCGTGTGAGGAAGCAGGGTGTAGTTGTATGTCATTTCCAAGAACTCAACGAGTGCGTTGGCGGCGGCAAGGCAGAGGTAGCGGTCGGTATTGCTCACCTCGAGGGCCGCCTCATCCGTAGACATGAGTTCCAACAGCCGATGGGCTCCTTGCGCCTCATCAAACGAGCGCCGCTGCACGCCCGTGATTGTTGTGTCGTTGAAATGCCTCAGAAGTGTCTGTACAAAATTGCTTCCAACAACCGTCTCAGGGACAAGCAGCTCGGCGGGACCACGAGAAAAGATGAAGGACAACGTTTTCGCGTACGTCACGCTGTCGCCATACTGCGTGATGATAATGGTCAGTGAGGGCAATTGGCAAATCGCAGCCCCAACCTCGCCGGCACGGTTGTCGATTAGTGCCATAATGCAATCACCACACCCCTGACTCGTGCCGGTACGTCTCGCTGTTGAGAGAGTTAAAGTGCCGGCTGCTGTTCTGGTAAAAGTTTGCGCGCTGGATCCGCGACCCACGCCCCGCAAACGTTGTGTCTGCTGCGCTGTTGGTGTCAACACATTAAAGAGGTTGGCCGCAGCTGGCGCAGACGCATCTGTGAAGAAGTTGCCCCTCGAGTGCGGGTCTTCCAAAGGCATTGATAGAGCAGACACGTCCTCATTGGTTGGATACGCACCGTTGGCACTGAACATTTGCCTGCTGTCGTCAGTCATTGAAGTGATGGGGACGGAGTAGCGCACTCCAAGCTTGTACTGCAAGGGAATCGGGAAATTGTTGCGCATCCCACCCTGCTCTGCATCTGCGGTTGCAAAAGGGCTGGTCTTCGCGCTTTTCGCTCCGGCCTCTTCTTTGTTGAAAACACGCGCGCGCGAATACGCTATATTTGTCTAACTGCGGTGTccgaataaaaaaacaagaagggaaACGAAACATTGGTACGAACTGGTTACGGCGAACAGTCGCCGCAGCATACATCCCATAAACAATAACTTCTTCCCATATACGCCAGTTCCCTACTTTCGTGCTTGCAGCAATTCCCCAGACCCTTGTTGTAAACGCGTTCAGTGTCTCGGAATGGGAAGAAGCTAAAAGCAGAAGGAAATTGAGTACAAGTATATATTGTAACTAGTTAAAAAggtaagaaatgaaaaagataaTCAAGGCGGGGTTTGAAGAGTAGTCAAGTGAAGACCAGCCGGCCGAACTCATACGATCAACCATCTTCCCCGACACATCATTCTCGCGtgccctttgttttttcatttactACTATGCCTTCTTCGATACGTCGTCCTTCGTTGTAATGTTTGTGGTGTCCTTCAAGTAGTCCTTTTCTGCCTCAAAGAGCGGGCCGAGCTGCGTGGCGCCACCCAAAAGCGTTAATACAGTGTACAATCCGAATGTCCTTCGGTCTGCCTTGCAGCGAATGCAAATCCCTGCTGCAAGCCCTGCTTCCCCACAATGTATTACGAACGCTAGCACAGCCACAAGTTGAATCACTTTCATCTCGCGAAACATAAATAGCCCAACGCGAAACAAACTTCGCATCAAGCGGTCCTCAAACAATAACTGCAGCTTCGAAAGGGATGAAGTATTGTTGTCACCAAGGCCCGAGGGTACAACAAGGTCAGTTCCCTCTTCGTCGACGGTCGTCCCAAACGCAAGGTAGTTTAACAGAAGAAAACATATTAATGTGGGGACGAACGTAGCCCACGGTCTGCGGTATGACAAGCCCTTCGCAACACCGGGTTTATGTgctttctttattgtttccttttttctcattcCCATTTGGGCTGTTCGACTAATTCGAGTAGAAGGGTCATAAGGAAAGATAGCACTACTCCGTGGTAAACCTTCACCTCGTAcggtcgctttttttttctttttgctgtttctaTCACACGTCTTCTCTCACTGCAGTCAAACACGGGTCCGCACAACAATGATGCCCAGTAGTGtcagaaagggaaaacactCGAGTGGTAAAAGTCGGAGACAATAAACTCGGATACCCGCAAACAATGACGATGAggtggtggtagtggtgggGCGAGGTAGGAAAGAATCACACAAAATATTAGCAATGAACCCTTGGCGGTGCAAATGTCCCCATATGGGTTTGCACAACACCGCAGTTCCTGGCAACACGCATCTCCATACTGCCGTGTTTACATCGATACTTCATGGTTTAAAGCAGCGCATCCACATACCC
The genomic region above belongs to Trypanosoma brucei brucei TREU927 chromosome 10, whole genome shotgun sequence and contains:
- a CDS encoding mismatch repair protein, putative yields the protein MRNNFPIPLQYKLGVRYSVPITSMTDDSRQMFSANGAYPTNEDVSALSMPLEDPHSRGNFFTDASAPAAANLFNVLTPTAQQTQRLRGVGRGSSAQTFTRTAAGTLTLSTARRTGTSQGCGDCIMALIDNRAGEVGAAICQLPSLTIIITQYGDSVTYAKTLSFIFSRGPAELLVPETVVGSNFVQTLLRHFNDTTITGVQRRSFDEAQGAHRLLELMSTDEAALEVSNTDRYLCLAAANALVEFLEMTYNYTLLPHTVRVKYLALENYMEVSRLSARALNIIATGTDHLARFPNQKLDKETTEESVKTGNRKPPVRKTLFRSSRELKKDALFVPLATAVNYTITAVGRRLLRSTVLQPLRDPTSIELRYDAVEWLCRDNEALAAIRRSLRLLTGDDLERVISNFSHTPKLATLKTMQRCIDAVVTLWQFLRATTQLLYTLRGLLSKGGTGNAPESEECDDVGDHSNLSSDGVDCSYESQVELHEREGVMEKENFHWPVPPRSSLCSTSEGHRKPPMLLRKLLQTLTTCHMEEICAEIAHYLDESVVHVTGGDGASVGRRPRRTGGAVLQVQQCFAVKSNINGTLDAARHQYSQTIESMFAHAESLKQQYGVGSLRVVYDGVRGYHLCYDSRHERNAPDSIFLQKYSGGKHYALYHSGRAMMDVDVGGDLHGDSQQQRPPFYGSSVLHVETPEPLNTAAQRAAVTKHQVRGRRVTCTTKEMLLLRRGADDVVAEILHTQNGVVHRLIEYLRQRLGKLQAVCDGVAMLDLLIAFATYSRLNACVRPTVLRQGTSFNSSGTYFIEARHPGGLFTANTVQWSDRTNVLLLTGPNASGKTTLLRQVGQLIALAQSGCFVPAREAAIQPCDRIIAHMLCDDLEDAATSSFAREMRELSYLCMNATRESVVLVDELGRRTAAREGMAIAWATVEFLVEKRCRTIFATHYSRLTRLEEGTAGAVKNVHFVVAVEDGAGGSIPVGDDGMVVLVGGTAPLTNVESGSKPASKKSCTLRFEYRLQPGPSHVDCYGLRLASRVGFYAPALKLAWELLPLIGGREGGRSHEGAGDEAVAATIDESEIKSFHSAGSPCCVRVADKVVADVAKSPPVVSPSTCNKEELSMIGGNRISGNHSEDISVASNSRCLRHTCLEGGAVDLSKMLQLSPCGSSTE